In Pseudomonas fluorescens, one genomic interval encodes:
- the nuoI gene encoding NADH-quinone oxidoreductase subunit NuoI, protein MFKYIGDIVKGTGTQLRSLVMVFGHGFRKRDTLQYPEEPVYLPPRYRGRIVLTRDPDGEERCVACNLCAVACPVGCISLQKAETEDGRWYPDFFRINFSRCIFCGLCEEACPTTAIQLTPDFEMAEFKRQDLVYEKEDLLISGPGKNPDYNFYRVAGMAIAGKPKGSAQNEAEPINVKSLLP, encoded by the coding sequence ATGTTCAAATATATTGGCGACATCGTTAAGGGTACCGGTACCCAGTTGCGCAGCCTGGTCATGGTCTTCGGCCATGGCTTCCGCAAGCGCGACACCTTGCAATACCCGGAAGAGCCGGTCTACCTGCCGCCACGCTACCGTGGTCGCATCGTCCTGACCCGTGACCCCGATGGCGAAGAGCGTTGCGTAGCCTGCAACCTGTGCGCCGTGGCTTGCCCGGTAGGTTGCATCTCGCTGCAGAAAGCTGAAACCGAAGACGGTCGCTGGTACCCGGACTTCTTCCGTATCAACTTTTCGCGCTGCATTTTCTGCGGTCTCTGCGAGGAAGCCTGTCCGACCACCGCAATCCAGTTGACCCCGGATTTCGAGATGGCCGAGTTCAAACGTCAGGACCTGGTGTACGAGAAAGAAGATCTTTTGATCTCCGGCCCCGGCAAAAACCCTGATTACAACTTCTATCGTGTTGCAGGTATGGCAATCGCTGGCAAGCCGAAAGGCTCTGCGCAGAACGAAGCCGAACCGATCAACGTGAAGAGCTTGCTGCCTTAA
- the nuoH gene encoding NADH-quinone oxidoreductase subunit NuoH, with product MTWFTPEVIDVILTVIKAIVILLAVVVAGALLSFVERRLLGWWQDRYGPNRVGPFGMFQIAADMLKMFFKEDWTPPFADKVIFTLAPVVAMSALLIAFAIIPITPTWGVADLNIGLLFFFAMAGLSVYAVLFAGWSSNNKFALLGSLRASAQTVSYEVFMGLSLMGIVVQVGSFNMRDIVEYQAQNLWFIIPQFFGFCTFFIAGVAVTHRHPFDQPEAEQELADGYHIEYAGMKWGMFFVGEYIGIILISALLVTLFFGGWHGPFGILPQLSFVWFALKTAFFIMLFILLRASIPRPRYDQVMDFSWKFCLPLTLINLLITAAVVLWNTPAVAVQ from the coding sequence ATGACCTGGTTCACCCCTGAAGTGATCGATGTGATCCTGACGGTCATCAAAGCCATCGTGATTCTGCTGGCCGTTGTGGTCGCGGGCGCGTTGCTCAGCTTTGTCGAACGTCGCCTGCTGGGCTGGTGGCAGGACCGTTACGGTCCGAACCGCGTTGGCCCGTTCGGCATGTTCCAGATCGCCGCCGACATGCTGAAGATGTTCTTCAAGGAAGACTGGACCCCGCCGTTTGCCGACAAGGTGATCTTCACCCTGGCACCGGTGGTCGCCATGTCCGCCCTGCTGATCGCGTTCGCGATCATCCCGATCACCCCGACTTGGGGCGTCGCGGATCTGAACATCGGCCTGCTGTTCTTCTTCGCCATGGCTGGTCTGTCGGTCTACGCGGTGCTGTTCGCCGGCTGGTCGAGCAACAACAAGTTCGCCCTGCTCGGCAGCTTGCGTGCTTCGGCGCAGACCGTGTCCTACGAAGTGTTCATGGGCCTGTCCCTGATGGGCATCGTGGTGCAGGTCGGCTCGTTCAACATGCGCGACATCGTCGAGTACCAGGCGCAGAACCTGTGGTTCATCATTCCGCAGTTTTTCGGCTTCTGTACTTTCTTCATCGCTGGCGTGGCCGTGACTCACCGTCACCCGTTCGACCAGCCGGAAGCGGAACAGGAACTGGCAGACGGTTACCACATTGAATACGCCGGTATGAAATGGGGCATGTTCTTCGTCGGTGAATACATCGGCATCATCCTGATCTCGGCGCTGCTGGTCACCCTGTTCTTCGGTGGCTGGCACGGTCCGTTCGGCATCCTGCCGCAACTGTCCTTCGTCTGGTTCGCACTGAAGACCGCGTTCTTCATCATGCTGTTCATCCTGCTGCGCGCTTCCATCCCGCGTCCGCGTTATGACCAGGTGATGGATTTCAGCTGGAAATTCTGCCTGCCACTGACCCTGATCAATTTGCTGATAACCGCTGCGGTTGTGTTGTGGAACACACCTGCGGTTGCGGTTCAGTGA
- the nuoM gene encoding NADH-quinone oxidoreductase subunit M, translated as MILPWLILIPFIGGLLCWMGERFGATLPRWIALLTMTLELALGLWLWAHGDYSFAPAPGADPTWALEFKHVWIQRFGINVHLALDGLSLLMILLTGLLGILSVLCSWKEIQRHVGFFHLNLMWILGGVVGVFLALDLFMFFFFWEMMLVPMYFLIALWGHSSSDGKKTRIYAATKFFIFTQASGLIMLVAILGLVLVNFNNTGVITFNYADLLKTKMSMTTEYILMLGFFIAFAVKLPVVPFHSWLPDAHAQAPTAGSVDLAGILLKTAAYGLLRFALPLFPNASAEFAPIAMTLGLIGIFYGAFLAFAQTDIKRLIAFSSVSHMGFVLIGIYSGSQLALQGAVIQMLAHGLSAAALFILSGQLYERLHTRDMREMGGLWSRIAYLPAISLFFAAASLGLPGTGNFVGEFLILIGTFASAPWITAIATSGLVFGSVYSLIMIHRAYFGPSKSDSILHGMDGRELIMVLGLAVLLIYLGVYPQPFLDTSAATMHGVQQWLGTAFTQLASAR; from the coding sequence ATGATTCTGCCTTGGCTAATCCTGATCCCCTTCATCGGCGGCCTGCTGTGCTGGATGGGTGAGCGCTTCGGCGCTACCCTCCCCCGCTGGATTGCGCTGTTGACCATGACCCTGGAACTCGCCCTCGGCCTCTGGCTGTGGGCCCACGGTGACTATTCATTTGCGCCGGCGCCTGGCGCCGATCCGACCTGGGCGCTCGAGTTCAAGCACGTCTGGATCCAGCGCTTCGGCATCAACGTGCACCTGGCCCTCGACGGTCTGTCGCTGTTGATGATCCTGCTGACCGGTCTGCTGGGTATCCTCTCGGTACTCTGCTCGTGGAAAGAGATTCAACGTCACGTTGGCTTCTTCCACCTGAACCTGATGTGGATCCTGGGCGGCGTGGTCGGCGTGTTCCTCGCCCTCGACCTGTTCATGTTCTTCTTCTTCTGGGAAATGATGCTGGTGCCGATGTACTTCCTCATCGCGCTCTGGGGTCACAGTTCTTCGGACGGCAAGAAAACCCGGATCTACGCAGCAACCAAGTTCTTCATCTTCACTCAGGCTTCCGGCCTGATCATGCTGGTGGCGATCCTCGGTCTGGTGCTGGTCAACTTCAACAACACTGGCGTGATTACCTTCAACTACGCCGACCTGTTGAAGACCAAGATGTCGATGACCACCGAGTACATCCTGATGCTCGGCTTCTTCATCGCCTTCGCGGTCAAGCTGCCAGTCGTACCGTTCCACTCGTGGTTGCCTGACGCGCACGCCCAGGCGCCAACTGCCGGTTCCGTCGACCTCGCCGGTATCCTGCTGAAAACCGCGGCCTACGGTCTGCTGCGTTTCGCCCTGCCGCTGTTCCCGAATGCTTCGGCCGAGTTCGCGCCGATCGCCATGACCCTCGGTCTGATCGGGATCTTCTACGGTGCGTTCCTCGCGTTCGCGCAAACCGACATCAAGCGTCTGATCGCCTTCTCGTCCGTTTCCCACATGGGCTTCGTACTGATCGGCATCTACTCCGGCAGCCAACTGGCACTGCAAGGTGCAGTGATCCAGATGCTGGCGCACGGTCTGTCGGCCGCAGCACTGTTTATCCTCAGCGGTCAGTTGTACGAGCGTCTGCACACTCGTGACATGCGTGAGATGGGCGGTCTGTGGTCGCGTATCGCGTACCTGCCGGCGATCAGCCTGTTCTTCGCCGCCGCTTCGCTGGGTCTGCCGGGTACCGGTAACTTCGTCGGCGAGTTCCTGATCCTGATCGGTACGTTCGCCAGTGCGCCATGGATCACCGCGATTGCCACTTCCGGTCTGGTGTTCGGTTCGGTCTACTCGCTGATCATGATTCACCGTGCCTACTTCGGTCCGTCGAAATCGGATTCGATCCTGCACGGCATGGACGGTCGCGAACTGATCATGGTGCTGGGCCTAGCGGTGCTGCTGATTTACCTCGGCGTCTACCCGCAACCGTTCCTCGACACTTCCGCCGCCACGATGCATGGCGTGCAGCAGTGGCTCGGCACCGCCTTCACTCAACTCGCTTCGGCCCGGTAA
- the nuoG gene encoding NADH-quinone oxidoreductase subunit NuoG: MATIHVDGKALEVDGADNLLQACLSLGLDIPYFCWHPALGSVGACRQCAVKQYTDENDTRGRIVMSCMTPATDNTWISIDDEESKAFRASVVEWLMTNHPHDCPVCEEGGHCHLQDMTVMTGHNERRYRFTKRTHQNQQLGPFISHEMNRCIACYRCVRFYKDYAGGTDLGVFGAHDNVYFGRVEDGTLESEFSGNLTEVCPTGVFTDKTHSERYNRKWDMQFSPSICHGCSSGCNISPGERYGELRRIENRFNGSVNQYFLCDRGRFGYGYVNRTDRPRQPLLADGTKLGLDQALDKAADLLRGRNIVGIGSPRASLESNYALRELVGAEHFFSGIEASELERIRLVLQVLKDSPLPVPNMREIEDHDAIFVLGEDLTQTAARMALSLRQSVKGKAEDMAEAMRVQPWLDAAVKNIGQHELNPLFIASLAETKLDDIAEECVHAAPDDLARIGFAVAHALDASAPAVEGLDAEALELAQRIADALLAAKRPLIIAGTSLGSKALIEAAANIAKALKLREKNGSISLIVPEANSLGLAMLGGESVDAALQAVIDGKADAIVVLENDLYTRTSKAKVDAALNAAKVVIVADHQKTATTDRAQLVLPAASFAEGDGTLVSQEGRAQRFFQVFDPQYMDASILVHEGWRWLHALRSTLLNQPIDWTQLDHVTAAVASSTEQLARIVDAAPSAAFRIKGLKLAREPLRYSGRTAMRADISVHEPRTPQDKDTAFAFSMEGYSGSAEPRQQVPFAWSPGWNSPQAWNKFQDEVGGHLRAGDPGTRLIESAGDSLNWFAAAPRAFNPAPGTWQAVPFYHLFGSDENSSKAAPVQERIPAPYVALAKSEADRLGVNDGALLSLNVAGQTLRLPLRINEELGAGLVALPAGIAGIPPAFAGLSVDGLQEAAQ; this comes from the coding sequence ATGGCCACTATCCACGTAGACGGCAAAGCGCTCGAAGTCGACGGGGCAGACAACCTGTTACAGGCATGTCTGTCGCTGGGCCTCGACATCCCTTATTTCTGCTGGCACCCCGCGCTTGGTAGCGTCGGGGCCTGCCGCCAGTGCGCGGTCAAGCAGTACACCGACGAGAACGACACCCGTGGTCGCATCGTCATGTCCTGCATGACCCCTGCCACCGACAACACCTGGATCTCCATCGACGATGAAGAATCCAAGGCGTTCCGCGCCAGTGTTGTCGAATGGCTGATGACCAACCACCCGCACGACTGCCCTGTGTGCGAAGAAGGCGGTCACTGCCACCTGCAAGACATGACGGTGATGACCGGCCACAACGAGCGCCGTTATCGCTTCACCAAACGCACCCACCAGAACCAGCAACTGGGCCCGTTCATTTCCCACGAAATGAACCGCTGCATCGCCTGCTACCGCTGCGTGCGTTTCTACAAGGACTACGCCGGCGGCACCGACCTCGGTGTATTCGGCGCCCACGACAACGTGTACTTCGGTCGCGTTGAAGACGGCACCCTCGAAAGCGAGTTCTCCGGCAACCTCACCGAGGTCTGCCCGACCGGTGTGTTCACCGACAAGACTCACTCCGAGCGCTACAACCGTAAATGGGACATGCAGTTCTCGCCGAGCATCTGCCATGGCTGCTCCAGCGGTTGCAACATTTCCCCGGGCGAGCGTTACGGCGAACTGCGTCGCATCGAAAACCGTTTCAACGGTTCGGTGAACCAGTACTTCCTGTGCGACCGTGGCCGTTTCGGTTATGGCTACGTCAACCGCACCGACCGTCCACGTCAGCCACTGCTGGCCGACGGCACCAAGCTGGGCCTGGATCAGGCGCTGGACAAGGCGGCCGATCTGCTGCGCGGGCGCAACATCGTCGGTATCGGTTCGCCGCGTGCCAGCCTCGAAAGCAACTACGCGTTGCGTGAACTGGTGGGCGCCGAGCACTTCTTCTCCGGTATCGAAGCCTCCGAACTGGAGCGCATCCGTCTGGTCCTGCAAGTGCTCAAAGACAGCCCGCTGCCCGTGCCGAACATGCGCGAAATCGAAGACCACGACGCGATCTTCGTCCTCGGTGAAGACCTGACCCAGACCGCCGCCCGTATGGCGCTGTCCCTGCGTCAGTCGGTCAAGGGCAAAGCTGAAGACATGGCCGAAGCCATGCGCGTTCAGCCGTGGCTCGATGCCGCGGTGAAGAACATCGGTCAGCACGAACTGAACCCGCTGTTCATCGCCAGCCTGGCGGAAACCAAGCTCGACGACATCGCGGAAGAGTGCGTTCACGCCGCTCCGGACGATCTGGCGCGTATCGGTTTCGCCGTGGCTCACGCGCTGGACGCCAGCGCCCCGGCCGTTGAAGGTCTGGACGCCGAAGCACTGGAACTGGCTCAGCGCATCGCTGACGCCCTGCTCGCGGCCAAGCGCCCGCTGATCATCGCCGGTACTTCGCTGGGTTCCAAAGCCTTGATCGAAGCCGCTGCGAACATCGCCAAGGCCCTGAAGCTGCGCGAGAAGAACGGTTCGATCAGCCTGATCGTGCCGGAAGCCAACAGCCTTGGCCTGGCCATGCTCGGTGGCGAATCGGTCGACGCGGCGCTGCAAGCCGTGATCGACGGCAAGGCCGACGCCATCGTCGTGCTGGAAAACGATCTGTACACCCGTACTTCGAAAGCCAAGGTCGACGCCGCGCTGAACGCTGCGAAAGTAGTGATCGTTGCCGACCACCAGAAGACCGCCACCACCGACCGCGCGCAACTGGTGCTGCCAGCGGCGAGCTTCGCTGAAGGCGACGGTACGCTGGTCAGCCAGGAAGGCCGCGCCCAGCGCTTCTTCCAGGTTTTCGATCCGCAATACATGGATGCGAGCATCCTGGTTCACGAAGGCTGGCGCTGGCTGCACGCCCTGCGCTCGACCCTGCTGAATCAGCCGATCGACTGGACGCAACTCGACCACGTCACCGCTGCCGTGGCGTCGAGCACCGAGCAACTGGCGCGTATCGTCGACGCCGCGCCGTCTGCCGCGTTCCGCATCAAGGGTCTGAAACTGGCGCGTGAGCCGCTGCGTTATTCTGGTCGCACCGCGATGCGCGCCGACATCAGCGTTCACGAACCGCGTACCCCGCAAGACAAAGACACCGCGTTTGCCTTCTCCATGGAAGGTTACTCGGGCTCTGCCGAACCGCGTCAGCAGGTACCGTTTGCCTGGTCGCCGGGCTGGAACTCGCCGCAAGCCTGGAACAAGTTCCAGGACGAAGTCGGTGGTCACCTGCGTGCTGGCGACCCGGGCACCCGCCTGATCGAAAGCGCCGGCGATTCGCTGAACTGGTTCGCCGCTGCTCCGCGCGCATTCAACCCGGCGCCGGGCACCTGGCAGGCCGTGCCGTTCTACCACCTGTTCGGCAGCGACGAAAACTCGTCGAAAGCCGCGCCGGTACAGGAACGCATCCCGGCGCCATACGTCGCTCTGGCCAAATCCGAAGCGGATCGCCTGGGCGTCAACGACGGTGCTCTGCTGAGCCTGAACGTGGCCGGCCAGACCCTGCGTCTGCCGCTGCGCATCAATGAAGAACTGGGCGCGGGTCTGGTGGCCTTGCCTGCGGGCATCGCCGGCATTCCACCGGCATTCGCCGGCCTGTCCGTCGACGGTCTGCAGGAGGCAGCGCAATGA
- the nuoJ gene encoding NADH-quinone oxidoreductase subunit J — translation MEFAFYFASGIAVVSTLRVVTNTNPVHALLYLIISLIAVAMTFFALGAPFAGVLEVIAYAGAIMVLFVFVVMMLNLGPASVQQERTWLKPGIWAGPVILAALLLAELLYVLFAHQSGQAIGHTTVDAKAVGVSLFGPYLLVVELASMLLLAAAVTAFHLGRNEAKE, via the coding sequence ATGGAATTCGCTTTCTATTTCGCATCGGGTATCGCGGTGGTGTCCACGCTTCGTGTGGTCACCAACACCAACCCTGTGCACGCCCTGCTCTACCTGATCATCTCGTTGATCGCCGTGGCCATGACCTTCTTCGCCCTCGGCGCACCGTTCGCCGGCGTGCTGGAAGTGATCGCCTACGCCGGCGCCATCATGGTGCTGTTCGTGTTCGTGGTGATGATGCTGAATCTGGGCCCGGCCTCGGTTCAGCAGGAACGCACCTGGCTCAAGCCCGGCATCTGGGCAGGGCCGGTGATTCTCGCCGCCCTGCTGCTGGCCGAACTGCTGTATGTGCTGTTCGCTCACCAGAGCGGCCAGGCCATCGGCCACACCACCGTCGATGCAAAAGCCGTGGGCGTCAGCCTGTTCGGTCCGTATCTGCTGGTGGTCGAACTCGCCTCGATGCTGCTGCTCGCTGCAGCCGTCACGGCGTTCCATTTGGGCCGTAACGAGGCGAAGGAGTAA
- the nuoK gene encoding NADH-quinone oxidoreductase subunit NuoK: protein MPAIPLEHGLAVAGILFCLGLVGLMVRRNILFVLMSLEVMMNASALAFIVAGARWGQPDGQIMFILVISLAAAEASIGLAILLQLYRRFHTLDIDAASEMRG, encoded by the coding sequence ATGCCTGCTATCCCTCTCGAACATGGATTGGCCGTTGCCGGCATCCTGTTCTGCCTTGGTCTGGTCGGCCTGATGGTCCGCCGCAACATTTTGTTCGTGTTGATGAGTCTGGAAGTGATGATGAACGCCTCTGCCCTGGCCTTCATCGTTGCAGGCGCCCGTTGGGGCCAACCGGATGGACAGATCATGTTCATCCTGGTGATCAGCCTGGCAGCCGCCGAGGCCAGTATTGGCCTGGCGATCCTGCTGCAACTGTATCGCCGCTTCCACACGCTCGATATCGACGCTGCCAGTGAGATGCGCGGATGA
- the nuoN gene encoding NADH-quinone oxidoreductase subunit NuoN: protein MEFTIQHFIALAPLLITSLTIIVVMLAIAWRRNHSQTFLISVAGLNLALLSILPALKVAPLAVTPLLQVDTFACLYMALILVATLACVTLAHAYLGDGGSGYPGNREELYLLILMAAAGGLVLVSAQHLAGLFIGLELLSVPVYGLVAYAFFNKRSLEAGIKYMVLSAAGSAFLLFGMALLYADAGTLSFNGIGQALATTNLPSSLAQLGLGMMLIGLAFKLSLVPFHLWTPDVYEGAPAPVAAFLATASKVAVFAVMVRLFQISPAASSGVLSDVLSVIAVASILFGNLLALTQSNLKRLLGYSSIAHFGYLLIALVASKGLAVEAIGVYLVTYVITSLGAFGVITLMSSPYNGRDADALYEYRGLFWRRPYLTAVLTVMMLSLAGIPLTAGFIGKFYIIATGVESHQWWLVGSLVLGSAIGVFYYLRVMVTLYLIEPNLRRHDAQLHWEQKAGGVMLLAIALVAFFLGVYPQPLLTLVQQAGLAG, encoded by the coding sequence ATGGAATTCACGATTCAACACTTTATTGCGCTAGCGCCACTGTTGATCACCAGCCTCACCATTATCGTGGTGATGCTGGCAATCGCCTGGCGCCGCAACCACTCGCAGACCTTCCTGATCTCGGTCGCCGGTCTGAACCTGGCCCTGCTGTCGATCCTGCCAGCCCTGAAAGTCGCGCCTCTGGCTGTGACTCCTTTGCTGCAAGTCGACACCTTCGCCTGCCTGTACATGGCGCTGATCCTGGTCGCCACCCTCGCCTGTGTGACCCTCGCCCACGCCTACCTCGGCGATGGCGGTTCGGGTTACCCGGGCAACCGTGAAGAACTGTACCTGCTGATCCTGATGGCCGCCGCCGGTGGTCTGGTTCTGGTCAGCGCGCAGCACCTGGCCGGCCTGTTCATCGGTCTGGAACTGCTGTCGGTGCCGGTCTACGGTCTGGTGGCTTACGCCTTCTTCAACAAGCGTTCGCTGGAAGCCGGTATCAAGTACATGGTGCTGTCGGCGGCCGGTTCCGCGTTCCTGTTGTTCGGTATGGCCCTGCTCTACGCTGACGCCGGCACCCTGAGCTTCAACGGTATCGGTCAGGCGCTGGCTACCACCAACCTGCCGAGCTCGCTGGCGCAGTTGGGTCTGGGCATGATGCTGATCGGTCTGGCATTCAAGCTGTCGCTGGTACCGTTCCACCTGTGGACGCCGGACGTGTACGAAGGTGCTCCGGCGCCGGTCGCCGCGTTCCTCGCCACGGCGTCGAAGGTTGCCGTATTCGCGGTGATGGTGCGTCTGTTCCAGATCTCCCCTGCCGCGAGCAGTGGCGTGCTGAGCGACGTACTGAGCGTGATCGCCGTCGCCTCGATCCTGTTCGGTAACCTGCTGGCCCTGACCCAGAGCAACCTCAAGCGTCTGCTCGGTTACTCGTCCATCGCGCACTTCGGCTACCTGCTGATTGCCCTGGTGGCGAGCAAGGGTCTGGCGGTGGAAGCCATCGGCGTGTACCTGGTTACTTATGTGATCACCAGCCTCGGCGCGTTCGGCGTGATCACTCTGATGTCCTCGCCGTACAACGGCCGTGACGCCGACGCGCTGTACGAGTACCGCGGCCTGTTCTGGCGCCGTCCGTACCTGACCGCCGTGCTGACCGTGATGATGCTGTCCCTGGCCGGTATTCCGCTGACCGCTGGCTTCATCGGCAAGTTCTACATCATCGCCACCGGTGTCGAGTCGCACCAATGGTGGCTGGTCGGTTCGCTGGTACTGGGCAGCGCCATCGGCGTGTTCTACTACCTGCGCGTGATGGTCACCCTGTACCTGATCGAACCGAACCTGCGCCGCCACGACGCCCAACTGCACTGGGAACAGAAGGCAGGCGGCGTGATGTTGCTGGCCATCGCCCTGGTCGCGTTCTTCCTCGGTGTGTACCCGCAGCCATTGCTGACCCTGGTTCAGCAGGCGGGTCTGGCGGGCTGA
- the nuoL gene encoding NADH-quinone oxidoreductase subunit L, producing the protein MNLIFLTFVFPLIGFLLLSFSRGRWSENLSALIGVGSIGLSAIVAAYVIWQFNVAPPEGGHYTLVLWKWMAVEGFKPDFALYIDGLSITMLGVVVGVGFLIHLFASWYMRGEAGYSRFFSYTNLFIASMLFLVLGDNLLFLYFGWEGVGLCSYLLIGFYYSNRNNGNAALKAFIVTRIGDVFMAIGLFILFQQVGTLNIQELLVLAPQKFQVGDFWITLATLMLLGGAVGKSAQLPLQTWLADAMAGPTPVSALIHAATMVTAGVYLIARTHGLFTLAPEILHLVGIVGGVTLVLAGFAALVQTDIKRILAYSTMSQIGYMFLALGVGAWDGAIFHLMTHAFFKALLFLASGAVIVACHHEQNIFKMGGLWKKLPLAYASFIVGGAALAALPLVTAGFYSKDEILWEAFASGNHGLLYAGLVGAFMTSLYTFRLIFITFHGEAKTEAHAGHGIAHWLPLSVLIVLSTFVGAMIVPPLHGVLPESVGHAGGEAKHSLEIASGAIALAGILLAALLFLGKRRFVTAIANSGVGRFLSAWWFAAWGFDWIYDKLFVKPYLAISHVLRRDPLDQTIGLIPRMAKGGHTALSRTETGQLRWYAASMAAGAVLVIGAIVLVAV; encoded by the coding sequence ATGAACCTAATCTTTCTGACTTTTGTATTCCCTCTGATCGGTTTCCTGCTGCTGTCGTTCTCCCGTGGACGCTGGTCGGAAAACCTCTCGGCGCTGATCGGCGTGGGCTCCATTGGCTTGTCGGCGATTGTCGCCGCCTACGTCATCTGGCAATTCAACGTCGCGCCGCCCGAAGGTGGTCACTACACCCTGGTGCTGTGGAAGTGGATGGCGGTCGAAGGATTCAAGCCTGACTTCGCCCTCTACATCGATGGCCTGTCGATCACCATGCTCGGCGTGGTGGTGGGCGTGGGTTTCCTGATCCACCTGTTCGCGTCCTGGTACATGCGCGGCGAAGCGGGCTACTCGCGCTTCTTCTCGTACACCAACCTGTTTATCGCCAGCATGCTGTTCCTGGTCCTCGGCGATAACCTGTTGTTCCTGTACTTCGGCTGGGAGGGCGTGGGTCTGTGCTCGTACCTGTTGATCGGTTTCTACTACAGCAACCGCAACAACGGTAACGCCGCACTCAAGGCTTTCATCGTGACCCGGATCGGCGACGTGTTCATGGCCATCGGCCTGTTCATCCTGTTCCAGCAAGTGGGCACGCTGAACATCCAGGAACTGCTGGTGCTGGCACCGCAGAAATTCCAGGTCGGCGACTTCTGGATCACCCTGGCGACCCTGATGCTGCTGGGTGGTGCGGTCGGTAAGTCGGCGCAACTGCCACTGCAAACCTGGCTCGCGGACGCGATGGCCGGTCCGACCCCGGTGTCGGCACTGATCCACGCTGCAACCATGGTGACCGCCGGTGTCTACCTGATCGCCCGTACCCACGGTCTGTTCACCCTGGCGCCGGAAATCCTGCACCTGGTCGGCATCGTTGGTGGTGTGACTCTGGTACTGGCCGGTTTCGCCGCACTGGTACAGACCGACATCAAACGTATCCTCGCCTACTCGACCATGAGCCAGATCGGCTACATGTTCCTGGCGCTGGGCGTTGGTGCCTGGGATGGCGCGATTTTCCACCTGATGACCCACGCCTTCTTCAAGGCCCTGCTGTTCCTTGCTTCCGGTGCGGTGATCGTTGCCTGCCACCACGAGCAGAACATCTTCAAGATGGGCGGTCTGTGGAAAAAGCTGCCACTGGCCTACGCCAGCTTCATCGTCGGTGGTGCTGCACTGGCCGCCCTGCCACTGGTCACCGCAGGCTTCTACTCCAAGGACGAAATCCTTTGGGAAGCGTTCGCCAGCGGCAACCACGGTCTGCTTTACGCAGGTCTGGTCGGCGCGTTCATGACTTCGCTGTACACCTTCCGCCTGATCTTCATCACGTTCCACGGTGAAGCCAAGACCGAAGCCCACGCCGGTCACGGCATTGCTCACTGGCTGCCACTGTCGGTGCTGATCGTGCTGTCGACCTTCGTCGGCGCCATGATCGTTCCGCCGCTGCACGGCGTACTGCCTGAAAGCGTTGGCCATGCCGGTGGCGAAGCCAAGCACAGTCTGGAAATCGCCTCGGGCGCCATTGCTCTGGCCGGTATCCTGCTGGCGGCCCTGCTGTTCCTCGGCAAGCGTCGCTTCGTGACCGCGATCGCCAACAGCGGCGTCGGCCGTTTCCTTTCGGCCTGGTGGTTCGCTGCCTGGGGCTTCGACTGGATCTACGACAAACTGTTCGTCAAGCCGTACCTTGCGATCAGCCATGTACTACGCAGAGACCCGCTCGACCAGACCATCGGTCTGATCCCGCGTATGGCCAAAGGCGGTCACACCGCCCTGAGCCGCACCGAGACCGGTCAACTGCGTTGGTATGCCGCCTCGATGGCTGCTGGTGCCGTGCTGGTAATCGGCGCCATCGTGCTGGTAGCGGTCTGA